The Symphalangus syndactylus isolate Jambi chromosome 16, NHGRI_mSymSyn1-v2.1_pri, whole genome shotgun sequence genome has a window encoding:
- the FASTKD3 gene encoding FAST kinase domain-containing protein 3, mitochondrial yields MALITLRKNLYCLSDFWMHRALAALKNQPLNHVHKVVKERLCPWFCSRQPEPFRVRFHHAHCKKFHSKNGNDLHPLSGPVFSQVSDWDRLEQNVKNKESQTFYKRLSNLTSSEEVLSFISTMETLPDTMAAGALQRICEVEKKDGDQGLPKELLENSIFQALCFQFEKEPSQLSNSSLVTALQALILLHVDPQSSLLLNLVAECQNRLKKGGMEVRNLCILGESLIRLHSSGCVTLELIINQLQGEKLETFTPEDIVALYRILQACTEKVDEHQTFLNKINNFSLSIVSNLSPKLISQMLTALVVLDQSQAFPLIIKLGKYVVRHVPHFTNEELRRVLEAFIYFGHHDTFFTKALEHHVAAVCLTLDPEVVCRVMEYCSRKLILSKPILNAVAETFVCQTEKFSPSQISALMEPFGKLNYLPPNSSALFRKLENVLFTHFNYFPPETLLKLLHSCSLNECHPVNFMAKIFKPSFLQRLQGKESHLDKLSRAQLTQLFLASVLECPFYKGPKLLPKYQVKSFLTPCCSLETPVDSQLYRYVKIGLIDLLGERLYFAPKVLTPYCYTIDVEIKLDEEGFVLPSTVDEDIHKRIALCIDGPERFCSNSKHLLGKEAIKQRHLQLLGYQVVQIPYHEIGMLKSRCELVEYLQRKLFSQNTVHW; encoded by the exons ATGGCATTAATCACCTTGAGGAAGAACCTTTATTGTTTATCTGATTTTTGGATGCATAGAGCTCTGGCTGCTTTAAAAAATCAACCTCTAAATCATGTTCACAAAGTAGTCAAGGAGCGTCTGTGCCCTTGGTTCTGTTCACGACAACCTGAGCCTTTCAGGGTCAGATTCCATCACGCCCATTGTAAAAAGTTTCATTCGAAAAATGGAAATGACCTTCATCCACTCAGTGGGCCAGTGTTCTCTCAAGTATCTGACTGGGACAGGCttgaacaaaatgttaaaaataaggaGAGTCAGACGTTTTACAAGAGACTGAGCAACTTGACTTCATCAGAAGAAGTGCTAAGTTTTATAAGCACGATGGAAACCCTGCCTGACACTATGGCAGCAGGAGCTTTACAACGGATTTGTGAAGTGGAAAAAAAGGATGGTGATCAAGGGCTGCCAAAAGAACTACTGGAGAATAGCATCTTTCAAGCTTTATGCTTTCAGTTTGAAAAGGAGCCCTCACAGCTGTCAAACAGTAGTTTGGTGACTGCTTTGCAAGCTCTGATTCTGTTGCATGTGGATCCTCAAAGTAGCCTGTTACTGAACCTGGTGGCAGAATGCCAAAATCGTCTCAAAAAAGGTGGCATGGAAGTTCGCAATCTTTGTATTCTTGGGGAAAGTCTGATTAGACTGCACAGTTCAGGTTGTGTGACACTAGAACTCATTATAAATCAACTGCAAggtgaaaaattggaaacatttACCCCAGAGGATATCGTGGCCCTTTATAGAATCTTGCAGGCATGTACTGAAAAAGTGGATGAAcaccaaacatttttaaataagataaataactTTTCCCTTTCAATAGTTTCCAACCTGAGTCCTAAATTGATTAGCCAAATGTTAACGGCCCTGGTGGTTCTTGATCAAAGTCAAGCATTTCCTCTGATTATAAAATTGGGCAAATATGTAGTGAGGCATGTCCCACATTTCACTAACGAGGAGCTTAGGAGAGTCCTGGAGGCGTTCATATATTTTGGGCACCATGACACATTTTTCACAAAAGCCCTAGAGCATCATGTAGCTGCGGTGTGCCTCACGTTGGATCCTGAAGTTGTCTGCAGAGTCATGGAGTACTGCAGTAGAAAACTGATTCTTTCAAAACCCATCCTCAATGCAGTGGCAGAAACTTTTGTTTGccaaacagaaaaattttcacctAGTCAGATTTCTGCATTAATGGAACCATTTGGGAAACTCAATTATTTGCCACCAAATTCCTCTGCTTTATTTAGAAAGCTGGAAAACGTGCTATTCACtcatttcaattattttccaCCCGAAACATTATTGAAACTTCTTCATTCATGTTCACTTAATGAATGCCATCCAGTCAACTTTATGGCAAAAATATTCAAGCCTTCTTTCCTTCAACGGCTGCAAG GTAAAGAATCTCATTTGGACAAATTGAGTCGGGCACAACTGACCCAACTTTTCTTAGCCTCAGTCCTGGAATGCCCTTTCTATAAG GGTCCAAAACTCCTTCCTAAATATCAAGTAAAGTCATTTCTTACCCCATGCTGTTCCCTGGAGACCCCTGTGGATTCTCAGCTTTATAGATATGTGAAGATTGGGCTGATTGACCTTTTAGGAGAAAGATTGTATTTTGCTCCAAAAGTGTTGACACCCTATTGTTATACAATAG ATGTTGAAATTAAATTAGATGAAGAAGGATTTGTATTGCCATCCACAGTTGATGAAGATATCCATAAAAG gataGCGCTGTGTATTGATGGTCCAGAAAGGTTTTGCTCCAATAGCAAACACTTACTGGGAAAAGAAGCTATTAAACAAAGACACCTACAGTTACTTGGTTATCAAGTTGTTCAG ATCCCCTATCATGAGATTGGGATGCTAAAATCAAGATGTGAATTGGTggaatatttacaaagaaaactgTTTTCTCAAAACACTGTTCATTGGTGA